In Saccharomyces cerevisiae S288C chromosome VIII, complete sequence, a genomic segment contains:
- the HSE1 gene encoding ESCRT-0 subunit protein HSE1 (Subunit of the endosomal Vps27p-Hse1p complex; complex is required for sorting of ubiquitinated membrane proteins into intralumenal vesicles prior to vacuolar degradation, as well as for recycling of Golgi proteins and formation of lumenal membranes) produces the protein MSSSAIKIRNALLKATDPKLRSDNWQYILDVCDLVKEDPEDNGQEVMSLIEKRLEQQDANVILRTLSLTVSLAENCGSRLRQEISSKNFTSLLYALIESHSVHITLKKAVTDVVKQLSDSFKDDPSLRAMGDLYDKIKRKAPYLVQPNVPEKHNMSTQADNSDDEELQKALKMSLFEYEKQKKLQEQEKESAEVLPQQQQQHQQQNQAPAHKIPAQTVVRRVRALYDLTTNEPDELSFRKGDVITVLEQVYRDWWKGALRGNMGIFPLNYVTPIVEPSKEEIEKEKNKEAIVFSQKTTIDQLHNSLNAASKTGNSNEVLQDPHIGDMYGSVTPLRPQVTRMLGKYAKEKEDMLSLRQVLANAERSYNQLMDRAANAHISPPVPGPALYAGMTHANNTPVMPPQRQSYQSNEYSPYPSNLPIQHPTNSANNTPQYGYDLGYSVVSQPPPGYEQ, from the coding sequence ATGTCATCATCTGCGATTAAAATAAGGAATGCACTGTTGAAGGCAACAGATCCCAAGTTGAGAAGTGATAACTGGCAATACATTTTAGATGTTTGCGATTTGGTGAAGGAAGATCCCGAAGATAATGGACAAGAGGTTATGTCTCTTATAGAGAAGAGGCTAGAACAACAGGATGCTAACGTGATCTTAAGAACCCTCTCTTTGACGGTATCTTTGGCAGAAAATTGTGGTTCCCGCTTAAGACAGGAAAttagttcaaaaaattttaccTCTTTGTTATATGCGCTCATCGAGAGCCATTCTGTACACATTACTCTAAAAAAAGCGGTGACTGATGTTGTCAAGCAACTGTCTGATTCATTCAAGGATGACCCATCATTACGCGCCATGGGAGATCTATATgacaaaattaaaagaaaggcTCCATATTTGGTACAGCCTAATGTACCAGAGAAGCATAACATGAGTACCCAGGCAGACAACTCAGATGATGAGGAATTACAAAAAGCACTAAAAATGTCTTTGTTTGAGTAcgaaaagcaaaaaaagctacaagaacaggaaaaagaaagtgcCGAAGTCCTTCcgcagcaacagcagcagcatcAGCAGCAGAATCAAGCTCCTGCTCACAAAATACCGGCACAAACCGTTGTGAGAAGAGTTCGGGCTCTATATGACTTAACCACAAACGAACCGGATGAATTGTCCTTTAGGAAGGGCGATGTTATTACAGTGCTGGAACAAGTATATAGAGATTGGTGGAAGGGAGCTCTTCGAGGAAATATGGGTATATTTCCATTAAATTATGTAACACCGATTGTTGAGCCATcgaaagaagaaattgagaaggaaaaaaataaggaaGCCATAGTATTCTCTCAAAAAACTACCATAGATCAACTTCATAATTCGCTTAATGCAGCTTCTAAAACGGGAAATTCAAATGAAGTTTTGCAAGATCCTCATATTGGAGATATGTACGGATCTGTAACGCCTTTGAGACCTCAAGTTACGAGAATGTTAGGTAAATAtgctaaagaaaaagaagacatGTTATCCCTGCGTCAAGTCTTAGCAAATGCAGAACGCTCATATAATCAACTAATGGATCGTGCAGCTAACGCACATATCTCACCACCAGTTCCAGGCCCTGCACTCTACGCAGGAATGACTCATGCTAATAATACTCCAGTAATGCCACCTCAGAGGCAGAGTTACCAAAGCAATGAGTACTCACCTTACCCTTCTAATTTGCCAATCCAACATCCTACGAATAGCGCAAATAATACCCCACAATACGGTTATGATCTTGGATATTCAGTTGTTAGCCAACCACCACCTGGTTATGAACAATAG
- the RPL14B gene encoding 60S ribosomal protein eL14 RPL14B (Ribosomal 60S subunit protein L14B; homologous to mammalian ribosomal protein L14, no bacterial homolog; RPL14B has a paralog, RPL14A, that arose from the whole genome duplication; protein abundance increases in response to DNA replication stress) — protein sequence MSTDSIVKASNWRLVEVGRVVLIKKGQSAGKLAAIVEIIDQKKVLIDGPKAGVPRQAINLGQVVLTPLTFALPRGARTATVSKKWAAAGVCEKWAASSWAKKIAQRERRAALTDFERFQVMVLRKQKRYTVKKALAKA from the exons ATGTCCACTGATTCTATTGTTAAAGCCTCCAACTGGAGATTAGTCGAAGTCGGCCGTGTCGTTTTGATCAAAAAGGGTCAATCCGCAGGTAAATTGGCTGCTATCGTTGAAATTATCGACCAAAAGAAG GTTTTGATTGATGGTCCAAAAGCTGGTGTCCCACGTCAAGCCATCAACTTGGGTCAAGTTGTCTTAACTCCATTGACCTTTGCTCTACCAAGAGGTGCTAGAACTGCTACCGTTTCTAAGAAGTGGGCTGCTGCTGGTGTTTGCGAAAAGTGGGCTGCTTCATCTTGGGCTAAGAAGATTGCTCAACGTGAAAGACGTGCTGCTTTGACTGACTTTGAAAGATTCCAAGTTATGGTTTTAAGAAAGCAAAAGAGAT